In Bacteroidetes bacterium GWF2_43_63, a genomic segment contains:
- a CDS encoding restriction endonuclease → MIPDYQTVMLPFLKQLADGKEHGFREIIENLAVEFSVTEEERKEFFPSGSQNIFDNRIGWARTYLKKAKLIESPKRGYSVITEDGLMVLKEKPDRIDVAYLKRFPAFTDFIGNKKEITDEAEQKSEIVQTPEESLEASYQELRKSLAQDLLQQVLSMSPAFFERLVVELLVKMGYGGSINDAGRAIGRSGDEGIDGTIKEDRLGLDIIYIQAKRWQKGNVVGRPEIQKFVGALAGQGAKKGIFITTSSFTREAVDYTPRNETKIVLIDGEKLSQFMIDFGIGVSMVNTYAVKRIDSDYFSEE, encoded by the coding sequence ATGATACCAGACTACCAAACTGTAATGCTGCCATTTTTAAAACAACTTGCTGATGGAAAAGAGCATGGGTTCAGAGAAATAATCGAAAATCTTGCTGTGGAATTTAGTGTTACGGAAGAAGAAAGAAAAGAGTTTTTTCCAAGTGGTTCTCAAAACATTTTTGATAATCGGATTGGATGGGCAAGAACGTATCTTAAGAAAGCTAAGTTAATAGAGTCCCCAAAACGTGGGTATTCTGTAATAACTGAGGATGGACTCATGGTTTTAAAAGAAAAACCAGACAGAATTGATGTTGCATATCTTAAGAGATTTCCAGCTTTTACGGATTTCATTGGAAACAAAAAGGAAATTACTGATGAGGCCGAACAAAAATCTGAAATAGTGCAGACTCCCGAAGAATCTCTTGAAGCTTCATATCAGGAATTGAGAAAGTCACTCGCGCAAGACTTACTTCAACAAGTATTAAGCATGTCTCCGGCATTTTTTGAGCGCCTTGTTGTTGAGTTGCTCGTAAAGATGGGTTATGGCGGCTCAATAAACGATGCTGGCAGGGCAATTGGCCGCAGTGGCGATGAAGGCATTGATGGAACAATCAAAGAAGACAGGCTAGGTCTTGACATCATTTATATTCAGGCAAAACGGTGGCAAAAAGGAAATGTGGTTGGTCGCCCAGAGATTCAAAAATTTGTCGGTGCTTTGGCTGGCCAAGGTGCGAAAAAGGGGATTTTCATAACAACCTCATCTTTTACAAGAGAAGCTGTTGATTATACTCCACGAAATGAAACTAAAATAGTTTTGATTGACGGAGAAAAGCTCTCACAGTTTATGATTGATTTTGGTATTGGAGTGTCTATGGTCAACACTTATGCTGTAAAGCGAATTGATAGTGATTATTTTAGTGAAGAATAA